In the Methylophilus sp. 5 genome, one interval contains:
- a CDS encoding LexA family transcriptional regulator produces MQNDDPIKSARKPGSGRKLGTGNYKENTSVIRVPDSQKPVIASFLEAYARKQRLSELKDSLDSVEEFIQLSGDLINLSFPLFESKVPAGLPSPADDHVGSAMDPNEYLINKADKTFFVTIQGESMIEVGLMPGDKAIVEKDKIAAVGDIVLAMIDGEFTVKTLAKQKDGKPKLLPANSSGKYSPILIQGQMQFAIWGVVTGSFRKF; encoded by the coding sequence ATGCAAAACGACGACCCAATCAAATCCGCTAGAAAACCCGGCTCTGGCCGAAAGCTTGGCACAGGTAACTATAAAGAAAATACCAGTGTCATCCGCGTGCCAGACAGTCAAAAACCAGTGATCGCCAGCTTTTTAGAGGCCTATGCCAGAAAGCAAAGGCTGAGTGAGTTAAAAGATAGCCTGGATAGCGTAGAAGAGTTTATACAGCTATCAGGTGACCTCATCAACCTGAGTTTTCCGCTGTTTGAATCTAAAGTCCCTGCTGGCTTGCCATCGCCCGCCGATGACCATGTTGGCTCGGCGATGGATCCCAACGAATACCTGATCAACAAGGCTGACAAAACCTTTTTTGTCACCATCCAGGGCGAGTCCATGATTGAAGTGGGCCTGATGCCGGGAGACAAAGCCATTGTAGAAAAAGATAAGATTGCCGCGGTTGGCGATATTGTACTGGCCATGATTGATGGCGAGTTTACTGTCAAAACCCTGGCCAAACAAAAAGACGGTAAACCCAAACTATTGCCAGCCAACTCTTCAGGCAAATATTCCCCCATCCTCATTCAAGGGCAAATGCAGTTTGCTATCTGGGGTGTCGTTACTGGATCTTTCAGAAAGTTTTAA
- a CDS encoding PEP-CTERM sorting domain-containing protein — protein sequence MLKRMMPLAGLLASFGANAASTIVSVPEPESVSLVLVGLGLIGWIVIRRK from the coding sequence ATGCTAAAAAGAATGATGCCACTTGCTGGCTTGCTGGCCTCGTTTGGCGCCAATGCTGCATCAACCATCGTCTCTGTGCCAGAACCTGAAAGCGTTAGTTTAGTGTTAGTGGGTTTAGGGCTGATCGGCTGGATTGTGATTCGCAGAAAATAA
- a CDS encoding PQQ-binding-like beta-propeller repeat protein gives MNKVIGLALLVIGIAIGWQLDMHLSVVEKVNIAFPPRPEVRIQLETMTSLIPSDDPSLVSFKSAYESKLTLRALTCTQATPISRFDSVNNIKTQAIDRDCLKEQDDQLLALIGIKIVGLRLAQPPLRPLVKLGPPTVIHGAENAETYTGKSASQAGVVVLRGTRSEFTAVEIPSGKKIASLPTIPEASHTNYAVSPNGRVLAITVNNRDLRFIDNETGQDLWLARDVGQLYAWLPEMQAVLVQDNKSGPGNGGVVLIDFKTGTSKPYEVPLKNQSWALHLSASPSRLLIGSYKEFSLIENTRTAEGVNASVVREFRIKSPFASVSSLTPTAMLNGQAIVFVTGRDFMLFNLETREERLWESHEVIGNNYAKWSEESILVDGFGQPNTGTTQPFIFNVKDATLSPVETAEGNQGIIYELNGRTGFMRRSHQKVWVGDELQTGKPESLDDMITGRKLERQLQALEQEERLSKARLEALKAGQDINRAPRPMYPYGTSTMPQDMLIRRQLERGYYPNTVRMSPAAEAPAAEAPAMPPPPMPSPLIQSSPIQSYSAASNELRRQAITTTTSRMLGAIPSNARVEAVGVYEAKDRSSSGVNVMIKKSDQPIVLMLSAYEPVRWNLTKEPGANLVAVIASGYHLPEVTGAGAAKTVIKRGEYAYQQNGAGYAALNNEAMLWTGKPISKFQGIYGGTVFIVGN, from the coding sequence ATGAACAAAGTCATCGGGTTAGCGCTGTTAGTCATCGGCATTGCCATCGGATGGCAACTCGACATGCATCTCAGTGTTGTCGAAAAAGTGAATATTGCTTTTCCACCCAGGCCTGAAGTCAGGATTCAGCTTGAAACCATGACATCGTTGATTCCGTCTGACGATCCATCGCTGGTATCATTCAAGAGTGCTTATGAATCAAAGCTGACGCTCAGGGCACTGACCTGCACTCAAGCAACGCCTATCAGCCGCTTTGACTCTGTCAACAATATCAAAACACAAGCCATCGACCGTGATTGCCTGAAAGAACAAGATGACCAGCTATTGGCGCTAATCGGCATTAAAATCGTCGGTCTTCGGCTGGCACAGCCGCCATTACGCCCCTTGGTCAAACTCGGTCCACCAACAGTGATCCATGGCGCGGAGAATGCTGAAACCTATACAGGAAAATCGGCCTCACAGGCAGGCGTGGTCGTGCTGAGAGGCACTCGTAGTGAGTTTACTGCGGTAGAGATTCCCAGTGGCAAAAAGATTGCGAGTTTGCCGACCATCCCCGAAGCCTCTCATACCAATTACGCGGTTTCGCCCAACGGCAGAGTACTTGCTATTACCGTTAACAATAGAGACCTGCGGTTTATCGACAACGAAACCGGACAGGATCTATGGTTAGCGAGAGACGTCGGGCAACTGTATGCCTGGCTACCAGAAATGCAAGCGGTCCTGGTGCAAGACAATAAAAGTGGCCCTGGCAATGGGGGCGTCGTGCTGATCGACTTTAAAACAGGGACCAGCAAACCCTATGAGGTGCCACTAAAAAACCAGTCCTGGGCATTACACTTAAGTGCATCGCCCTCTCGCCTGCTGATTGGCTCTTATAAGGAGTTTTCACTCATTGAAAACACACGCACCGCTGAAGGGGTCAATGCCTCTGTTGTCAGAGAGTTTAGAATCAAGTCGCCATTCGCCAGTGTCAGCTCACTCACGCCGACGGCGATGCTGAATGGCCAGGCGATTGTCTTTGTGACAGGCCGCGATTTCATGTTGTTTAACCTGGAAACCCGGGAAGAAAGACTATGGGAGTCTCATGAAGTCATTGGAAACAACTATGCCAAATGGAGTGAGGAGTCTATTTTAGTGGATGGTTTTGGCCAGCCCAATACTGGTACCACCCAACCGTTTATTTTTAATGTCAAAGACGCCACCTTGTCACCCGTTGAAACGGCAGAGGGTAATCAGGGGATTATCTATGAGTTAAACGGGCGGACGGGGTTTATGCGCAGGTCTCACCAGAAGGTATGGGTGGGTGACGAGCTGCAAACTGGCAAGCCTGAGTCACTGGACGACATGATTACCGGGCGCAAACTGGAAAGACAATTACAGGCACTGGAACAAGAGGAACGGTTATCCAAAGCCAGGCTAGAGGCGCTGAAGGCGGGGCAAGACATTAACCGCGCACCCCGGCCAATGTACCCGTATGGCACCTCCACCATGCCTCAAGACATGTTAATCAGAAGACAGCTTGAACGAGGCTATTATCCCAATACCGTGCGCATGTCACCTGCGGCAGAAGCACCGGCAGCAGAGGCGCCTGCCATGCCGCCGCCGCCCATGCCTAGCCCTCTCATACAAAGCTCCCCAATACAAAGCTATAGCGCGGCGTCAAATGAGCTGCGCAGGCAAGCAATCACCACTACCACATCCCGCATGTTAGGGGCTATTCCGAGTAACGCGAGAGTAGAAGCTGTCGGCGTCTATGAAGCAAAAGATCGTTCTTCAAGCGGGGTCAATGTCATGATCAAAAAATCGGATCAGCCGATTGTATTGATGCTAAGTGCTTATGAACCAGTGCGCTGGAACTTGACAAAAGAACCGGGGGCTAACTTGGTGGCGGTCATTGCCAGCGGCTATCACCTGCCAGAGGTCACTGGCGCGGGAGCAGCCAAGACGGTTATTAAACGCGGGGAGTATGCTTACCAGCAGAATGGTGCTGGCTACGCGGCCCTCAATAACGAAGCCATGCTGTGGACAGGAAAACCCATTAGCAAATTTCAAGGTATTTACGGCGGCACCGTGTTTATTGTGGGCAACTAA
- a CDS encoding DsrE family protein, giving the protein MKAAIIIFSDPTHGGEEALGRAFNGLAAAYDFKQKNIAVAIYFQGTGTRWVSHLTKVGHPLYQLYSAVSDVVVGVSCGCADVFGAREDAELNGFHLVTDNSVPGTSGLPSIAQLSTDGYTVFSF; this is encoded by the coding sequence ATGAAAGCAGCCATCATTATTTTTTCAGACCCAACACACGGCGGCGAAGAGGCGCTTGGCCGCGCATTTAATGGCTTAGCCGCCGCCTACGATTTCAAGCAGAAAAACATAGCCGTTGCGATTTACTTTCAAGGTACAGGCACGCGCTGGGTCAGCCATCTGACTAAAGTCGGCCATCCTTTATATCAACTTTACTCTGCAGTCTCAGATGTTGTGGTCGGCGTTTCATGCGGATGTGCAGATGTATTCGGTGCGCGAGAGGATGCGGAGCTAAATGGCTTTCACCTGGTTACGGATAACAGTGTGCCAGGCACCTCGGGCCTGCCAAGTATTGCCCAGTTGTCTACTGACGGGTATACCGTATTCAGTTTTTGA
- a CDS encoding LysR family transcriptional regulator, which yields MRVFASVAEEGGFAAASRKLDLSPAAVTRAIVALEEQLGARLLQRTTRHVRFTDAGRQYYDNVRAILVSIAEANDAVAEVNATPRGTLSITAPVMFGRMFVMPCIIDYMQRYPQVNMVAHLVDRVTNLVDEGMDVAIRIGHLPDSGLRAIKVGQVRRVLCASPAYLEKFGAPQSPANLTQHSIISSSAVSPHIEWRFQSNHEPLLLKVNPRLTVTSNDAALAAAIGGLGIARLLSYQVSGEVKSGALRLVLEDYEEAPWPVHIVHREDKLGSSKVRSFIDEMVEHLRGHPTLML from the coding sequence ATGCGTGTGTTTGCCAGCGTTGCCGAAGAGGGCGGATTTGCTGCAGCCTCGCGCAAGCTTGATCTTTCACCCGCCGCGGTAACGCGCGCAATTGTGGCGCTGGAAGAGCAGCTTGGCGCCAGGCTATTACAAAGAACCACGCGCCATGTGCGCTTTACCGATGCTGGTCGCCAGTATTACGACAATGTGCGGGCCATTTTGGTCAGCATTGCAGAGGCGAATGACGCTGTTGCCGAGGTGAATGCTACGCCACGCGGTACGCTTTCAATCACTGCGCCAGTGATGTTCGGGCGCATGTTTGTCATGCCTTGCATTATCGACTACATGCAACGTTACCCGCAGGTGAACATGGTCGCCCATTTGGTTGACCGCGTCACCAACCTGGTCGATGAAGGTATGGATGTGGCGATCCGCATTGGTCACTTGCCTGACTCAGGGCTGCGCGCCATCAAAGTCGGGCAAGTCAGGCGCGTGCTATGCGCATCGCCAGCCTATCTCGAAAAATTTGGTGCGCCGCAATCGCCTGCTAACCTCACACAGCACTCAATCATTTCATCCAGTGCCGTTTCACCGCACATCGAGTGGCGCTTTCAGTCCAATCACGAGCCTTTATTGCTCAAGGTCAATCCGCGCCTCACTGTCACCAGCAATGATGCTGCCTTAGCCGCTGCAATTGGTGGTTTAGGCATTGCGCGACTGCTTTCATATCAAGTGTCTGGCGAAGTGAAAAGTGGCGCATTGCGCTTGGTGCTTGAAGATTATGAAGAGGCGCCATGGCCGGTGCATATCGTGCATAGAGAGGACAAATTAGGCTCTTCCAAAGTCCGCAGCTTTATAGATGAGATGGTTGAACACTTACGCGGTCACCCGACATTAATGCTCTAA
- a CDS encoding pyridoxamine 5'-phosphate oxidase family protein, whose product MTAHLASTLASPSDIVFTPAVKARQAQNGSRAGYAKFEQTRGWESRVTPILAEFIAAQTSMYIATANAQGQPYMQHRGGPRGFLRVLDEQTLAFADYAGNKQYITAGNLDENPKAQLFLMDYANAQRVKIWGEAKIVTGDNALIARVSSPDDAAKVERVVVFTITAWDANCHKHIPKLLNAEEVIPVIQERDKKIAALEARLKALEQKLAG is encoded by the coding sequence ATGACTGCGCATTTAGCCTCAACATTAGCATCACCCAGCGATATCGTGTTCACTCCAGCGGTCAAAGCCAGACAAGCGCAAAATGGGTCAAGAGCTGGCTATGCGAAGTTTGAACAAACACGCGGCTGGGAGTCTCGTGTGACGCCGATACTGGCCGAGTTTATCGCAGCACAAACCAGTATGTACATCGCCACCGCCAATGCACAGGGGCAGCCTTATATGCAGCATCGTGGCGGCCCACGTGGTTTTTTGCGTGTGCTCGACGAGCAAACGCTGGCCTTTGCCGATTATGCCGGCAACAAGCAATACATCACGGCGGGCAATTTGGATGAGAATCCTAAAGCGCAGCTATTTTTGATGGATTATGCCAATGCACAGCGCGTAAAAATCTGGGGCGAGGCAAAAATCGTCACTGGCGACAATGCTTTAATCGCACGCGTCTCATCACCAGATGACGCGGCAAAGGTTGAGCGTGTGGTTGTGTTTACGATCACAGCCTGGGATGCCAATTGCCATAAGCATATCCCCAAGCTTTTGAACGCAGAAGAGGTCATACCAGTGATCCAGGAGCGGGATAAGAAAATTGCCGCCTTGGAAGCACGCTTAAAAGCGTTGGAGCAGAAACTTGCGGGCTAA
- a CDS encoding DUF6232 family protein, whose product MEEAIYFSHQGVSVSNSRFIVNGKAIAIKSVTTIERRILKPQLGFARICILGGLPLLFGSGSLPLVGIFSIIYGGVLWFLATPRYSIVIHTPAGEHQALISENSLDAENVLTALNVAIALRGDVGYGADA is encoded by the coding sequence ATGGAAGAAGCAATCTATTTCAGCCATCAAGGCGTCAGCGTTAGCAATAGTCGCTTTATTGTTAATGGTAAAGCTATCGCCATCAAAAGTGTCACCACCATAGAGCGCAGAATACTCAAGCCGCAACTTGGCTTTGCTCGCATCTGCATATTGGGTGGCTTGCCACTGTTGTTCGGTAGCGGCAGTTTACCGTTAGTAGGTATTTTTTCGATTATTTATGGCGGCGTGCTGTGGTTTTTAGCCACGCCCAGATACTCCATCGTCATCCACACCCCTGCAGGCGAGCATCAGGCCTTAATCAGTGAAAACAGTTTGGACGCAGAAAATGTGCTCACCGCCTTGAATGTTGCAATCGCTTTACGGGGGGATGTGGGCTATGGCGCTGATGCGTAG